A window of Malania oleifera isolate guangnan ecotype guangnan chromosome 2, ASM2987363v1, whole genome shotgun sequence genomic DNA:
ACCCTCATCCTATTCAAAACATCACCCACAAGAATAAAGAAAAAAGGGGCAACATATCATCTTTCCTCACCCACCTGGTCCCTAGAGGCCAAAAACCAGGCCTTGGAAGCTCCACTTGCAATTACtgaaaaaataagtaaataaaagacATCCTTGCCAACCACTCCAtctttaattaagaaaaaaaaataataataataacaccacTATACACAAGGTTCCCACGCCATCAAGGGCCTAGGGAGGGCATGATGACCATTGGGCTTGAATCCTTCCTATCTAAAACTATATCCAATAAAAGCCGATTCACTTTGTATAAGCCTTCTAAAAATATAGCTTAAAAGTTAAACTCTCCCTCTTGCTTCTTTTAATATCTTCAACAGCCTCATTAGCTATGTGCATAGAACAAAATCAGGGACTAAGAACTAGATACAATAATCATCTAAAACCTCCCTCATCTATCTACAACAATCTTACACACACTCGTATTCAAATTAATAGGTCTTAAAATCATCAACCTTGATGGGACGACCTTTTTGGAAATTAAAGTCATGATAGTGAatcatgtttttaggaattaaccCATCgccaaaaaattccaaaaaaacaTTCAACAAATCATATTTGACCACATCCAATAGTGCTCAAAAGCCTTCTCCAACCACAGCCCCTTATCCTTGAAATAGGATACCAATCCAACCCCTCAATTATAGGCCTACAACTAGCATCGTCTGAATAAAGGCTCCTAAAAAACTTGTGATCTCTTCTTTTATTATGCTCAAAATCTCGGATCAAGTGAGAATAGACCTTCTGCTAGCTTCCACTCTTTCATCACACTCTTCCTCCACCAACCATTAGCAATCAAATGAGAAAAGTTTGTGTTCCAATCCCCCTCTTTGGCCTACCTCCAACTAATATCTtcctttaaaatcatttcttaagTTCACTCATAAGGGAAGCTCTCCTCACCCATAACTCTCTCAAAGCAGCCCCTATTCTCCAAGTTATATGGATTTCATGATCCACACATCTCCAAACACCTCCGTGTTCCAATTTTTGAAGCTAGCTTTAAGATGTTGCAATTTCCTCATAAACCTAAATCCTTCCCAACCATATTCCGAAGTGCAATGGCGGAAGTGTGCTAGTTTTGCTGCTCTTTCATTTTGTGGAAGGAAAGGAATTATAGAATTTTTAACTAGTTTCTCCTTGGGCTATAGCTTCTTGTGTTTTTAGGACTGTTTCTTTGAATGGTATGTAAAGGGGAGCGAACTCCAATGACTCATCTGTAATTTTTAGTTTTCTATTGAGGACAGCCTGTCCTTCCTTTGTATTCTCTACTTATTTCTAATTAAATTCTTCTTAAATCCAAAAAATTGAATGATTTCATTTCAATTGAAATCTTAATATTCCTAACCATGGGCATTATCTTCATAAATAGCCAATCATAAATTCTAAAGCATGAAATCTATATCAAAATTTCAATGGAATATCAGAAGAATCAGAAGCATGATAACTAATCTAATAATCTAATCTCAATAGCTTATGGCAAGTCAACAAATGAGCAGCATTCAAACATCAAAATTAATCCAAAACTTCCAATGTCTACTATACACGCAGTTTGCCAATCCAAACAATTTACCAAAAGCAACAACTAGTAAACCTGAGCTACCAATTGATCTACAAAACCAAAGGGCATCAAATTGAAGGGCCGGCTATGGATGGACAAATCGGATGGGGGGTTTTGCAGTATATTCGTCGTTATTAGTTCAAAGATCAATCTAACATTCTAATCTCAATAGCTTACAGCAACATAGCGAACGAAAAACATACAAACATCCGAATTGATCAGAAAAATTCCAATTCCAGCCACATATATACAAATGTACCAATCACGCAGTTAGCTAATTCAAACAATTTGCCGAGTACATCAACAAATTCATCTAGAAAAGCAAAGCACGCCAAATATACAGAAGGAGAGGAGATGGATGGAGAAGTAATTACTGTACACGCAGGAAGGGGCGGAGATGGATGGATCAATCGGAGTGAGAATCGTAGTAGTAAACGTCGTCGTCGTCGTAATCGGAGGATGAAGAATCGGAATCATAGTAATTGGAGGGATAGTAGTAGGAGTCCGGTGGGGGCAAGCAGAAGAAGGTGCAGAAGCAGATAGCGAGACGGCCAAGCTGGTGCAAGGGGAAGCAGCAGATGAGATCCAGCAACTGGTCGGGGCTTATGCGGTCGGGAATGCATGCTATTTGTTGCCATACGTCTGCAGATGTCTTCGCCACCGATAGAACAAGCAAGCTGTTGaacaccatctctctctctctctctctctctctctctcctacttaACCAGAGGACAGACGGAGAGTCggagagagagtgaaagagaagaagaagacgacGGGGAGGGGGGCCTCGGTTTGGAAATTTCCTGGGCAGCGCCGCTGCGGAAATGGGGTTGACGATGTTTGTTCAAACATGAAACGACGTCACTCCCAAAAGACGGTTTCAGTTCCCCCTACCAAGCCTACTTTGCTAAGGGCCCGTTTGGTTCGGGAATTATACTCGGAGAGAGGGGGAAAAACAGAAagagaaaatataagaaaaattaatttattattatatatatgaatCTATTTTgctataattataaatttttaaaaagtaaataCTAATAatgtataaattaaaattttaaattgatttaacatatttttttattttattttttttacttttcttcttcatctaacatgaaaaatgaattcattcattttttttcttatcttaactttttcaagttccaaacaagatttaaaagaataaaattattcaaagatattttaaactatttttcaaatataaaactcTCCCAAAtgtttataattattaaatatttttaaggtTTGTGTTAGAAAATCAGTGatttttttgagtaaaaattttaacaaaaagagTTTTTAACTCCATGCGattgaatttaaataattgaTTATGAACAATGACATGTGACtatttgaaaatatataagaTATATCTTCTTCCTCTTGTAAAAATGCAAGTAAAgactgcatactatagacccatttggtccgccccttccctagACCCTACATACATGGGAGCTTTGTGTACTGGGTTGTCCTTGtaaattatttacaaattaatcaaactttttaaaaatatttaattaaactcATTGTGTAATGTGAAAGTGAATGTTAATaatgaagaagataatgaaattGACTTGTCAACATTAaaataagtaaaaatttactACTTGTGAATACTTATCTCGTGTTTAGAAGCATATGTTTCGTGTCTTGTATTTCGATTTGTCTGGATTTGAATAAATTGGAATACAAAATCGTATTGAATTtatttcaaattcacacaaattcgaATCCAAATCTAAAATTTCATGATCCTAAACACTACCTTAGTGATTTTTTATATTGAATTAAGGTTAATAGGTTGAATTGTAAAAGAtccattgtggtccaccccttctCCAGACCCGCATGCGCGAGAGCTTTGTGCACTAGGCTgacctcttttttttttaggttGAATGGTAAAAGAAGAAAGTTAATGGGTTTTATGATTTTGACTCATTGTTTTCTTTTAAACAAATTAATGAAATGATTGACTCAATTAAATGTAATGGTTAATGAATGTTTCGTATGGAATTAAATCAGAGTAATAGACTgacttttaatttaaaaaaaaaataatgaacttATTTGATTTTAACCCAATTTTTTTTATGCTAACGTGATATGTATAATTAGTAGCAATTATGATGGTTTTAATTTTTTGGGAACAATCGACAATAGATTGATCTTGAGATGTCAATTGTGTGCACACACTAAATGATTCGTGAGGGGAAAAATCAACATAACTCGACATAAATAATTGTTAGATTTTAATCTAATATTCTGCTATAATTTTACTGAAATAGGATGTTTAATTATCATGATTTTCCCATATATATTACCTTTGATGCGGAAAATTAAAGAAAGCCATAAATTAACATACCGGGATCGTTCATGATATATATCAATCGGGAAGAACAATTGAATAAATCGTTTTTTTCGCTTCACACTGATCTCTTTCGGTACTTCGCCAGATCTTATGGGAGTAGGGTTGATGAGAAGAGAGCAAAGGTGGAGATAGGACAATTTCTATATATCTCTTTCTTTTCATTCCATTAGATTACTATATATTAGCTACTCCCCATAAGAGTAGATATATAGGAAAACCTTTCCACTTCCATCAATTAATCCTCACATTATTCTCAAAGCTAAACTCTTTATTTAACCCATAAATGTGACATTTCATTATCCTCATCATATGTCATTACTCTTATCATATGGGACATATTCTTACAATAATATCATTAAAATGGATAACTCATTATAAGAAATGTAATTGGGAACATGGGTTTTGAATTTTAGATTTAAATTAATGTAAATGTAAGAGAAATTCCATACAATTTAAATTCATACAATTCTATAATGTGTTTGGCttaaatttacaaaaattcaaattcaaacctcGAGATGCATGTTCCAAACACAAGGATACAAGATTTTAACATgtaaattttcatgaaaagtaaATTCGTGCATGCATGAAGATCCTAACATTAGCTAGATTAACAAAAATCCATTTtctcttttagaaaaaaaataaaactaaagagacgttaattagttaattaagcaAAGCCATTGAATCATGCATGTCCTCATTTCCCTCCTCACCCTTACACTTGGGAGGCTCCTCTCCACACCCATAATTGAAGACTAAAAATTATCCTGCAAAGGGATCTCCTTCTCATTCCCAATGGGATAGTAAATTGAAAAGGcaacaagaaagaaagaaggaaaggaaGAATGGCAAAGAAGATGAAGCAGCTCATCAGGAGATTATGTCCTTCTTCATCATCACCATGGATCTTCATCTTTGTCACCATCTCTGCGTTAACGACGACAATGGCAGATGCTGTAGATACGACTAAGCATGATAGTGAGAGTAGTAGTAATCAAAAAATAGCAATGCCTGCGTGCTTGGAGGAATGCATGCCCATTTGCATGGGAATAACTCTAGCCACCAGCCCTGCTTGCACCTTCGCCTGCACCCTTGGTTGCACCCAATTGCAAGGCAAGGGTCGCACCCCCGGCACCCCACTTAAGTAATTCCTTACGATATGCCCATTGATCATGGGATCTCACTTCATCTACATACAAGACCATTCATCCCGCCATGGATGTGTGGTTGTCTTTCTCCATCTTCAAGAATATACATAGAGTTTCCAAGCATTAGTTTTATAGGTAAAGATCATTTTTGTAGATAGTGGCTTACTTAAACATAGTCTTGATCATGCCACGATCAAAAATTTGTAATATATGTTTTACTTTTTAAAGTACTAGTTTTAGCTTGATCATGCGGTACTAATACttaatttatttgtttaagtTGTCGATATGTAATAAACACAACATATCTTTAAAATACATCTCACATTACTTACTCTACAATCATCATTCGTAATATTACTTGACAAAAATAGAAATGCAAAACTAATGCATTGCATGTGGATCGAAGTGTCATAATGTGTGTGTTGGGTGGTTGAATTTCAAGTTTTAATTAGAtctgaatttgtgtgaatttggataaaatggaaTACAAAAGTATATTGAGTTATGTTAAAATCGAAAACTCAAAATTCATTCACCCGACACAATGCGAATAACTTTCAATGAAATATTTTATTAGTTGGGATATATAGTTTTCCCAAATCAAACTATTGACGGGCTTCTTATGATTTCATTTAAAGTCAATATTTCGAGCCTacttaaaaattcataaaagaagcAAAACTCACGAGCCAATAAACAAACTATATAAGCTTAATGGCGTAATTAATGTCGATGTACTTAATACTAATCTTTATATTAATAACATGCGTTgggatttaaaaaagaaaatgccTTGTTTCTACATAAAGCAAAtgagaattcaaaattttctatgaacCATAATATATAATGAAGGTTGAATGATTATTATcgaattttataattatttttatccTATTTCGGGATGAatgtaataattttattttattaaaaattatataaattaattgaaaattggAAGGCATCTTCAATATATTCCTAAAAAGGATTTTTGGGTGGGGGGAGAGAGCAGATAGTAGAGAGTAGAGATGGAGGTGCTGAAGGTGTGGGGAGTGTCGTCGCAGCCTTTCAAGCACCTCATCCACTTCGCTTCTTCAACCTCCAGACGTCGACCCTCTTCCCGTTTGTTGCTCAGGTGCTGCACCACTACCACCACCACTGCCGTCGGCAGCGGCGGGAGGAGCCGGAGGTCCTcttcctcatcttcttcttccaCCTCCGACAGAGAAGCCGTCCGCGCCATTCGTCTAAAGAAGGTTGTAAAATAACATCCGTTGTGTTGTTTACGAATTGATATCTTTTGTTTAGAGAAAATTGTTCGCTACTTTTTTGTTTTAATTCGTATCCGTTCTCTGGATTGTTGAACGCGACAATGCAGTCGTTGTATAATTTGTGTTATACTTTCCGAATTTTTTTAAGCTCCATATGGGTTACGCATTCTGTGTGAGGAAAGGAAGTGAAAAGATAAGTTCGAAGGAAATGGATTTTACATTGTCTCTGCTCTCTATACTGTTAGGAGTGAAAATATGTTCAAACATGATCGAAATTAAGAACATTCAGAGGTTGATGgcatgtaaaataatttttttgttcatttatctgctatatattttgtttcttctCGGTTTTCTCAATAATCAAGCAAGAAAGATTGAATTcctttgtagtttttttttttttcccttcattACCCAAGTTATAACATAACCTTAGGGTTTGAATGTGCTTTAATATGATTTTGAATTACTTTCCTATAGATTGAAGCTTAACCTGGTCTGAGAAGCTATAACTGTTGCGGTGCTGCTATAAGTAAATTAAACTTTGTGCCTGGGAATTAAACTTCCTATTTTGTAGGAATTTTATTGGGGAAATGCTAATTTGAATATTAGCACTGTATTGACGTGAGCATATTTAGATATAATTGTGAATATAATGAACTAAACAACAATTGGGAAGAATAGTCTGTACAAAATCAAGA
This region includes:
- the LOC131148839 gene encoding uncharacterized protein LOC131148839, with the translated sequence MVFNSLLVLSVAKTSADVWQQIACIPDRISPDQLLDLICCFPLHQLGRLAICFCTFFCLPPPDSYYYPSNYYDSDSSSSDYDDDDVYYYDSHSD